DNA sequence from the Marinilongibacter aquaticus genome:
ATATAGTCTTGCGGCCAACTGCGGAAGGCCACCCAAAGCGAGCAGCCCAAAACCCAAAGCCACAATTTTCCAGAGGTCGACAAAGTATTCGCCGGCACTCAAAATCGTCAAGATCAAAGTCGTGGAAAAAGGAAGTGAAAGGGCGAGTACCATAATGGCCAAAGGGATGTCGAAAGTCCGTTTTTCTTTGGGTACTTCTTGTTCTTCTTCCTGTCCGTTGAACAAAGACATGTGGGCAAAGGGCCAAAAGCTAATTGAGCTTAGAGGCAAAACCAGAGCCAAAAGAATATGACTGGAATTGCTCAGTCCGGCGAGGGCAATGAAAACGGCACTGAAAAGTACGCTGATACCCGCACGCACCATAAGCAAAGAAAGTACGAGCCTTTTGTTGCCTTCTTTGAAATTGACGGCCAAGCCGATGAAAATCAAAACCTGTGGCGTCATGAGCATACTGGTTTTGTCGAAAATACCCTGAACCAGCACCGGCAAGGTGTTGTAATGAAAGCCGAATGCGAGAAGGGTAAGGGCCAAAGCCAATAAAATGTTGATCGGCTCTTGTACAAGGCTGACCAACAGTGATTTAATTTTTTGAGAGAGATTGCTCTGTCCCTGGCTCTCGGATCTCGAGAGGTAGAAGTTCATGGCAATCACATACAGAAAGATCAATACGAAAAATTTGTTGCCTACATCAGACATGGCGGCCAGAGCCAAGCTTTCATCCCCAAGAAATTCTGCGATAAAAGGAAAGCACGAAAGACCGGGTGCCAACGAAGGGATGAGCATACGCAGCGTTCGGGCGGTTGTCGATTTTCTGTCTATGCCGAAAAGCGTAAGGGCATAGGGCGTAAGCATGTAAAGAAAAAAATTGAAAATTAAGGTAACCAGGGGTACGATAAGAAGGGAAACCTCCAAGTTGATTTTCATCAAGGCGATAAAAATAGTAGAAGGAAGTGCTACCGAAAGTACCATTTCCTTTATGCCGTTGACTTTATCTTTTGACCCAAATTTACCTTTCAGAACAAAACCCACTGCGATGAGCAGGATGAGAATTATTGTTTTTAGAATTGCAGTGTTCATCATTTATTAAGGTGTTTAAAAAGCAGGTCAGTGCGGATCGGGCACTGGACCTGCTGTTGGTAGAAAGGAAGAAATCAACCAATGCTCTTTAAGGCATCTATGAAAGTATGCATCTCTTCCATGGTGCCCATACTTACACGGCACCAGTCCTGACCAGTGATGTGAAATGCACGAACCCCGACACCTTTGTCCATCATTTTGGTCAAAAAGGCTTTTCCTTCCATTTCAATGGGGAAAATCATGAAATTGGTATAAGAAGGAATTGGCGAGTAGCCCATCGATTGAAGGGCCTCCATGGTGTATTTTTTGGCGGCATCGTTTTTTGTTTTGGTGCTGTTCTGGAAAGATTCGTCACCAAAGGCAGCCGTTGCAGCCATGATTGAGGTAATCGAAATGCCCATTCCACCGCGGGTAATGGCACTGATCTCCTCGATGAATTCGGGTGTGGCCAACATGTAGCCCACACGCAAGCCGGCCATTCCCATGATTTTCGAGAAGGTACGGCAAACAATTACATTGTATCCTTCTTTCACCAAATACGAAAGGCTTTTGGCTTCTGGCCCGTCGGCCAATTCCATATAAGCTTCGTCGATGAAAACGGGTACTTTTTTGGAAACGCGTTTGCAGAATTCGGCCAAGTCTTTGGTTGGTGTCATGGCTCCAACAGGGTTGTTGGGGTTACACACATAAACCAGTTTGGTATCCGAGTCGATGGCTTTTTCCATCGCATCCAAATCATGGGCCCAATCTGAAGTACAAGGCACGGCTTCCCATTTGGCACCCACAGACTCGGCTACGCGAATCATGGACATATAGGTGGGGTCTGCCGAAACGATTTTACCACCGTTCATGAAGCGAACCAAGGCCACTTTTTCCAACAAGTCGGAAGAGCCGGGTCCCATCATGATGTTGTCTTTTGTCAAGCTTTCTTTGGTGGCAATTTTGTCGACCAAAGAATACATTTCTCGCCAAGCGTAACGGTTTCCTTTCTCGGTTGCCCCCATTATGGCCGATTTGGCAGTATTGGGAGGTCCGTAAGGGTTTTCGTTGGCATTGAGCTTGGCCACCAATTTAGGAGCATTGCTTTCGTCGGCAAAATACTCCCTTGCAAGAGGGCTGTAATACAATCTGTTTTTGCTGTCGAGCTTGAAAGCTTTTTCGGCAAAGGCACCTTGGGCAAGGTGAGGAGCTAAGGCCATGCCTCCGATAGACATAAGGCCTGTTTTAAGCCAGTCCCTTCTGTTGATTGATTCGTTCATGATAAGGAGAAATTTAAGTTTTCGATTAATTATTATAAATAGGGTTTATTTGGCTGCGATTTTGAAAAGTTTTGTAAACTCCACGTCTTTGTAGCTTCCGCTGGCCATCAAGGCTACTGATTCTCCCGCTCCTGAGACACTGAGCTCGCTCCAGTCCATTTCGAGGCTGGCTACACCTTCTGCGTTCGTGCTTACCTCTTCCAGTATTTCTCCGCTTCTCAGCTTGATGCTGAGGCTTACAGAGGCGGCCGGAATGGAGTCGATGCCTTTGGTGTAATCCAGAATGTTGGTTTTGTCGAGCTCAAGCAATCTGATGTTCAGTTTGGCCATGCCATCGAAAGCACTGTTGACAGTGGGTTCGGCGGTCATTCCCGAACTGAAACTCATGTCGTCTCCCGAAACTTGAACCAAAACGGGAGCGACAACGCGGTCGGTAAACGGATCTTTTTTCTCACAAGCCATTACGGCAAGAATTGAACAAAGACCGAGGATTATATTTTTCATTTTCATGATTTCAATGTTTTTATTAATGGTTTATCATTCTGCCCACCAGAGTGCCGTTTGCATGTCGTCTGGGCCGCTGTTTAGTCCAATACCTTCATCCAATCTGGCTTTGTTCAAAGCGTATTCGGTAGTGGGGTAAGGCAAACGTGTTGGAATAATGCCGTCGTTTTCGAAAAGAGCTCTTGGGTCTTTTTCCGGCATGATCGGATAGCCTGTTCTTCTGTACTCTGTCCATGCTTCCACGCCTTGGCCGAAAAGAGCCACCCATTTTTGGGTCATTATAAGTTCTTTGTCCACTGTGCCCAATGAACTTGGGAATGCGGCTGGCATGCTCAAGCCATAGTAGTCGAATGAAGCCTCAATGCCTTTTTGGAAATACATGTCGGCATCGCCGCTGATATCACCTTCTAAGGCGGCTTCGGCCAAAATGAAGTTCAATTCACTGAACGTCATCAAAATACTTGGAGCATCGGCTGCTCTGAAACGGTCTGTCATAATTGAAGCAGAGCTCAAGTATGTCGTGGCAATCGCATCGGGCAAGCCGTTTGGTATTCCGGAATAACCGCCGTTTACTTGGGTGGCGATAGCCGCAATGCGGTCGTCATTGGTTTCGAGCATGTAGTCGATGAAAGTTTTGCTCATGCTCCAGTCGGTACGGGCACCGATTACCATCACTTCGTTCCAAGTGTTGTTGCTCGGACGTGTGGCCGTGTGATTGAGCATAGCACTGTCGTCGTTGCTGCTGAAAATGGGATAAGTGTCTGGCGAACCTAAGATTTCCGCCATAATGGCTTTGGCTTCGGCCGACTTCTTAGACGCCTCTCTGTTGGCCAGTTTCAAGCGAAGCGAATTGGCAAATTTCTTCCATTTCAAAATGTCGCCATCGTAAAGAATATCCCCCGCAATCGCCGGACCGTTTACGTCAAGTTTCTCGTTGGCTGTTTTCAAATCGGCCAAAAGTCCGGCATAGATGGTTTCCATGTTGTCGTAACTTGGGGTATAGATGGGCTCTTCTGCCGCACCTTTTACCGCTTGGGTGTAAGGTACAGCACCGTAGAGGTCTGTGAGCAAAGAGAATACCCATGAACGCATAACCAAAGCGGCACCTTCAAAATTGGTATTGGGCGATTCGCCGCCTTCTTCGCTCAGGCTGATGATTCGGTTGAAATTGGTCAGGCCTTCGTCGTAGAAAGATTCCCAAGTGTTGTTATAGAAAGCCGGGGTAATCCCGTAACTGTCGCCTTCGTTTCTGTAAATGTTCCGAGCCAGATACTGAACCCAAAGCATGGCTCCGTCGATATTGAGTCTTTCGAAACGTGTGCTTCCGCCCCAATACCTGTCTACCGATTTTTCAATGGCGTAAGGAAGTAGATACTGGGCCCCGATTTTGGTCGGGTTGTTCGGATCTGTATTGATTTCGGCGAAGTCTTTGGTACACGATGTGCTTAAGCCTATCAGTACGAAAGTGACCAATGCCGATTTTATAGATAATATTGATTTCATTTTACTGCTTGTTTTAAGATTAAAAGCCAAGTGAAAGGTTGAAGCCAAGACTTCTTGAATTGGGCAACTGGCCATAGGTGAAACCTTGTTTGTTTCCACCGAAGGCATCCACTTCAGGGTCGATGTGCGGATCATGCTTGAAAATCATCAACACATTTCTTCCGACCAATGAAAGTTTGGCGTTCTGAATTTTCACTTTCTGTAGGAAAGCGGGGCTGAACTGATAGCCGACAGACACTTCTCTTAATTTCACGTAAGTGCCATCGAAAATGGCTGCTTCATGATACCTTCTGGGGTTGTTGTAGCCGTAGAATTGGTTGGCATCTACAATTACGTCGTTGGGTACATATTGAGGGTTTTCATCGGTACCGATGTTTTTCACTCCTTTTCCAATCACACCTTCCTCTCTACCGACAGCAGTTTCGGCATATTGGCCAGTCCATCTTGCAGTGGCTGTACCTTCATCGTAGATATCGCCCCCGATTTTAGCATCGATAAGCGTATTGAACACGATGTTTTTGTATGTGAATGTATTGGAGATTCCGCCTGTCCATTTGGGCTGAATGTTGCCCAACACTTGAGGAGCACTTTCGATTACCGGCAAGCCATTTTTGAAGATACGCTGTCCGTCGTCTGTTTTCGCGAAACCGATGCCGTACAGTGTACCGTAAGGCTGTCCGATGGTTGCAATCGAGGTCAGGCCTCTTCTTTCAGCCAAGGTGTAGGTGTCTAAGCCTTCGGCAAGTTCGAGCACTTTGTTGCGGTTTCTTGCATAGTTCAAGCTTACGTCCCATTTGAACCCATTTGGCGATTGGATAACCGTTCCATTCAATGTCACCTCAATTCCTTTGTTGTTGATTTTACCGGCATTCAGAATGCGGGTATCGTAACCACTGGCTTTTGAGATTTCAACACCCAAGATTTGGTTTTTCGTGGTTTGGTCGTAATACGTAACATCAAGTCCTAAGCGGCTTTTGAAGAAACGCATATCTGCACCAAACTCCAATCCAGTGGTGATTTCAGGTTTCAAAGTCGAGTTGGCGAGTTCTGTATTTTCGTAATATTCAGGAATCGAACCGTTCCAAGAACCGTCTGTACGGAATGTTTGGCTCAACTGATAAGGGCTGGCGTCGTTTCCTACTTGGGCCAAGCTGGCTCTAAGTTTTGCGAAAGACAATACCGGGCTACTTACGTTCAAAAGGTCTGTCACTACGGCACTCACAGAAGCCGAGGGATAGAAATACGAGTTGTTGCCATCGGGCAAAGTGCTCGACCAGTCGTTTCGGGCCGTGAAATCGAAGAACAATGCATTTTGAAGTCCAACCTGCAAAGAGCCGTACACACTGTGCACTTTGGATTCTTCAATGCGGCTTTCAGAGGTGTTTTGGCTTGGGTTTGAGTTCGACAAGTTATAGATGCCGTCCACAACCAATTCACCCACATTGGTATAGTTTCTTTTGTAATAATTCGAGCGAATGTTTCCACCGGCCTGTGCGGCTACAGAGAAATTGTTGGTGAAAAGCTTGTCGTAGCTCAACAAAAAATCGCTGTTCGTTTCTTGTTTTCTAAGCACCTCTTCCGAGTATTTTCCCGGAGTGGTGTTTCCGTTTCTTGTTCTTTCGAAGTTGTTGACGTTGATGCGTGTGTCAGACCATACATCTGTTCCGGTACGCAACATCAAGTTCAAATGATCGGTGATTTTGGCTTTCAGATTGATGTTGCCCAAAAGGCGATCTTTGTCGTTTAAGCTAGGCAAGAATTCACTGGAATAATAAGGGTTTGTGAAATAGGTGTGCTGCCAGTTTGGCGGATCAGTATCGGCTGGTTTTCCGGCCACGCTACGCTGGATATGCACATCTTCGTAATCTCTCCAATTGTAAAGCTGATCCCAGTTTGTATGTCTGTGCGACCAAATGAACTGTTGTCCAGATTGGTAATCGCGGTTACCGCCACTTTTGATGTACGAAGCAGAGAAATTGGCCGACAGCCACTTGTTCATGTTGTAGCCAGAAGCCATCGTGAAGTTGTCTCTGTTGAAGTAGTTGTAAGCCATGATACCTTTCTGGTTCATGCGGCTGTACGCCAGTCGGAAATGTCCTTTGTCGTTGGCACCAGAAAGCGAAATGCTGTTGGTCAAAGTGGTTCCAGTATTCCAATATTGTTCCCAGTTATCGGGTTGAGGAACCAAAGGAGCCACGTCTGTGCCTGTCCACCACTGACGCACCAAACGGCCGTCCATTGGGGCACCCCAGCTTTCGTCGGTACCTTGTGTACCTGTTGTTGAGCCAGGAACCAAATTGCCGTAAGCGGCTTGATACTGATCGTATGCATCCGGTTGGATTACGCCCGACCAGCCGTCTGAATACCACGTTCTATAACCATTTCCGCCGCCGTATGTGTTCTGGAAATCGGGTTTGATGAAAGGTCTTTCAACTGTAAAATTCAAATTGTAATCTACGCCCAAGCCCTTTGTGGCACTTCCGTCTTTGGTGGTGATCAAAATCACACCGTTGGCTGCACGTGAGCCATAAAGAGCCGCGGCGTTTGGTCCTTTCAAAACAGAGACTTCTTTGATGTTGTCTGGGCTGATTTCTGAAAGGCCGCCACCGTATTTGTTGTCGTTGCTCTGCTGCATAGGCATGCCGTTGATAACGATAAGGGGTTGGTTGTTTCCAGAAACAGAAGAAGAGCCGCGTATCTGAATGTTCGAGCCGCTACCCGGGCCACCGTTGCTAGATATACGCACGCCGGCGATTTTGCCCGAAAGGCCATTCATTACGTTGCTTGATCTAGCTTCCGTTAAGGTTTTGCCAGATATTTCTTGTTGCGAAAAACCCAAAGATTTTTTCTCGCGACTTATACCGAGGGCGGTAACCACCACCTCGTTCAATAATTTATTGTCTGCAGTTAGCTCTACGGCCAGTTCCGTTTTCGAGCCCAAAGGCATTTCCAAAGTTTGGTAACCAATGGCACTGAAAACCAATATGCCCTTCGATTCTGGGGCCTTAAGCGTAAATTTCCCTTCAAAGTCAGATACTGTACCTATGGTTGTACCTTTCAATAGAACGGAAACGCCTGGCAGTGGACCGTCTTCCGGGGAAGTAACGATACCGCTGATTTGCTGAGCCCAAGCTGTGCTTGTGGCCAACGATAGAATCAGGACTAAGTAATTGAGTAAACGTTTCTTCATAGCAGTTTGTCTTATAAGGTGTTTTGAGAATCTTTTTGCTCCGTTTTGGCCAATGAAATACCCCGACCGCTCAGTGATCTCAAAGAACCAAGAACGGAGCAAAAAGACACAAATAGTTGATTGCGTATTCCGAGCTGAAGAGCCCGAAAGAACGTTTGAAATTAAGGTTTGACTTTACACAATATCCACATCATTCTACAGCCCATACACACGGTAATGGCTTGTAAAACTTTCGCGTTATTGCGGTCGGAAGCGAAGGTTTTTGTTTGCCGAAAAATTCGGTGATCTGTTCGAATTACTTTTCAATTGTACGGTAGATATTCGATTATGTGAAATTTTAGTATTGTTAAATGTTAAATTTTCAAAAAATAATTAATTAAGTGTAAGTTCATATTATTTAAGTACAATTGTGAGTTATTGTGCCTGATATTTAATTGCGTATTATATAGTCGTTTCGTCTTTTTATGGCGGTATAAATTTAAATGAACGGTATATAATATTGGAATAATTATAAATTGCAAAATAAAATACTATATCGTAAAAAAAATAAAAGTAGAGCCTTTTTCGCCCAAACGAATTTTTTGATTTGAAAGGCATAGATTTGCAAAAAACAAGAGAAGATGCTGAGAAACGGAGAATACAATACGCTTACTATTTTGAGGGGTACATCGGTGGGTTTTTACTTGGGAGATGAGGAAGGAAACGATGTGCTTTTGCCGCATAAGTATATTCCCGAAAATGCCGAAGTGGGCCAGCAAATCGAAGTTTTTATCTACCGTGATTCGGAAGACCGATTGATCGCCACCACACTGAAGCCGCTCATCGATTTGAACACTTTCGCTTGCCTGCATGTTTCCGGAGCGTCTCGTTTTGGAGCTTTTGTTGATATCGGTTTGGAAAAGGAATTGTTGATTCCCTTTAAAGAGCAACATCAGAAATTGCGAGAGGGCGATTATGCGGTGGTGTATTTGTATCTCGATGAGCAGACCGACCGACTCGTGGGCTCGGTGAAAGTCAATAAATTTCTGGAAACCGAAGAGATCGATTTGGAAGAAGGCGAAGAGGTGGAGGTTTTGCTCTATGAGAAATCGGATTTGGGTTACAACGTAATCGTGAACAACCGTTATCGCGGGCTCATTTACGAAAATGAGATTTTTCAAAGAGTAGCCTGGGGTGAAAAACACTGGGCTTTTGTGAAGTTGATCCGGGATGATGGCAAGATCGATATCAGCCTGCAACAACAGGGTTTTGCCAATGTGGAACCGAATGCTCGAAAAATATTG
Encoded proteins:
- a CDS encoding pyridoxal phosphate-dependent aminotransferase — translated: MNESINRRDWLKTGLMSIGGMALAPHLAQGAFAEKAFKLDSKNRLYYSPLAREYFADESNAPKLVAKLNANENPYGPPNTAKSAIMGATEKGNRYAWREMYSLVDKIATKESLTKDNIMMGPGSSDLLEKVALVRFMNGGKIVSADPTYMSMIRVAESVGAKWEAVPCTSDWAHDLDAMEKAIDSDTKLVYVCNPNNPVGAMTPTKDLAEFCKRVSKKVPVFIDEAYMELADGPEAKSLSYLVKEGYNVIVCRTFSKIMGMAGLRVGYMLATPEFIEEISAITRGGMGISITSIMAATAAFGDESFQNSTKTKNDAAKKYTMEALQSMGYSPIPSYTNFMIFPIEMEGKAFLTKMMDKGVGVRAFHITGQDWCRVSMGTMEEMHTFIDALKSIG
- a CDS encoding SusD/RagB family nutrient-binding outer membrane lipoprotein, with product MKSILSIKSALVTFVLIGLSTSCTKDFAEINTDPNNPTKIGAQYLLPYAIEKSVDRYWGGSTRFERLNIDGAMLWVQYLARNIYRNEGDSYGITPAFYNNTWESFYDEGLTNFNRIISLSEEGGESPNTNFEGAALVMRSWVFSLLTDLYGAVPYTQAVKGAAEEPIYTPSYDNMETIYAGLLADLKTANEKLDVNGPAIAGDILYDGDILKWKKFANSLRLKLANREASKKSAEAKAIMAEILGSPDTYPIFSSNDDSAMLNHTATRPSNNTWNEVMVIGARTDWSMSKTFIDYMLETNDDRIAAIATQVNGGYSGIPNGLPDAIATTYLSSASIMTDRFRAADAPSILMTFSELNFILAEAALEGDISGDADMYFQKGIEASFDYYGLSMPAAFPSSLGTVDKELIMTQKWVALFGQGVEAWTEYRRTGYPIMPEKDPRALFENDGIIPTRLPYPTTEYALNKARLDEGIGLNSGPDDMQTALWWAE
- a CDS encoding SusC/RagA family TonB-linked outer membrane protein, whose product is MKKRLLNYLVLILSLATSTAWAQQISGIVTSPEDGPLPGVSVLLKGTTIGTVSDFEGKFTLKAPESKGILVFSAIGYQTLEMPLGSKTELAVELTADNKLLNEVVVTALGISREKKSLGFSQQEISGKTLTEARSSNVMNGLSGKIAGVRISSNGGPGSGSNIQIRGSSSVSGNNQPLIVINGMPMQQSNDNKYGGGLSEISPDNIKEVSVLKGPNAAALYGSRAANGVILITTKDGSATKGLGVDYNLNFTVERPFIKPDFQNTYGGGNGYRTWYSDGWSGVIQPDAYDQYQAAYGNLVPGSTTGTQGTDESWGAPMDGRLVRQWWTGTDVAPLVPQPDNWEQYWNTGTTLTNSISLSGANDKGHFRLAYSRMNQKGIMAYNYFNRDNFTMASGYNMNKWLSANFSASYIKSGGNRDYQSGQQFIWSHRHTNWDQLYNWRDYEDVHIQRSVAGKPADTDPPNWQHTYFTNPYYSSEFLPSLNDKDRLLGNINLKAKITDHLNLMLRTGTDVWSDTRINVNNFERTRNGNTTPGKYSEEVLRKQETNSDFLLSYDKLFTNNFSVAAQAGGNIRSNYYKRNYTNVGELVVDGIYNLSNSNPSQNTSESRIEESKVHSVYGSLQVGLQNALFFDFTARNDWSSTLPDGNNSYFYPSASVSAVVTDLLNVSSPVLSFAKLRASLAQVGNDASPYQLSQTFRTDGSWNGSIPEYYENTELANSTLKPEITTGLEFGADMRFFKSRLGLDVTYYDQTTKNQILGVEISKASGYDTRILNAGKINNKGIEVTLNGTVIQSPNGFKWDVSLNYARNRNKVLELAEGLDTYTLAERRGLTSIATIGQPYGTLYGIGFAKTDDGQRIFKNGLPVIESAPQVLGNIQPKWTGGISNTFTYKNIVFNTLIDAKIGGDIYDEGTATARWTGQYAETAVGREEGVIGKGVKNIGTDENPQYVPNDVIVDANQFYGYNNPRRYHEAAIFDGTYVKLREVSVGYQFSPAFLQKVKIQNAKLSLVGRNVLMIFKHDPHIDPEVDAFGGNKQGFTYGQLPNSRSLGFNLSLGF
- a CDS encoding CvfB family protein: MLRNGEYNTLTILRGTSVGFYLGDEEGNDVLLPHKYIPENAEVGQQIEVFIYRDSEDRLIATTLKPLIDLNTFACLHVSGASRFGAFVDIGLEKELLIPFKEQHQKLREGDYAVVYLYLDEQTDRLVGSVKVNKFLETEEIDLEEGEEVEVLLYEKSDLGYNVIVNNRYRGLIYENEIFQRVAWGEKHWAFVKLIRDDGKIDISLQQQGFANVEPNARKILNMLEQNNGELPFSDKSDPIAIQAEFEMSKKTFKKAIGTLYKQKHILIESEGIRLIKDK